A single window of Athene noctua chromosome 1, bAthNoc1.hap1.1, whole genome shotgun sequence DNA harbors:
- the CITED2 gene encoding cbp/p300-interacting transactivator 2 encodes MADHMMAMNHGRFPDGSGGLHHHPAHRLGMGQFPTPHHHHQQQQPPPPPQQHAFSALMGDHIHYGAGNMNASGGVRHAMGPGSVSGGHPAGNMPPPARFGGSQFMAPPVASPGGQLSASMQLQKLNNQYFSHHPYPHGHYMPDLHPGTHQLNGGSGSQQHFRDCNPKHGGGGGGSGSGLPPAVPHVPAAMLPPNVIDTDFIDEEVLMSLVIEMGLDRIKELPELWLGQNEFDFMTDFVCKQQPSRVSC; translated from the coding sequence ATGGCAGACCACATGATGGCCATGAACCACGGGCGATTCCCCGACGGCTCCGGCGGGCTCCACCACCACCCCGCGCACCGGCTGGGCATGGGGCAGTTTCCCAccccccatcaccaccaccagcagcagcagccgccgccgccgccgcagcagcacGCCTTCAGCGCCCTGATGGGCGACCATATACATTACGGAGCCGGGAATATGAACGCGAGCGGCGGGGTGAGGCACGCCATGGGGCCGGGCAGCGTGAGCGGAGGGCACCCGGCCGGCAACatgccgccccccgcccgcttCGGCGGCTCCCAGTTCATGGCCCCCCCCGTCGCCAGCCCGGGAGGGCAGCTGAGCGCCAGCATGCAGCTCCAGAAGCTGAACAACCAGTACTTCAGCCACCACCCCTACCCCCACGGCCACTACATGCCGGACTTGCACCCCGGCACCCACCAGCTGaacggcggcagcggcagccagCAGCATTTCAGGGACTGCAACCCCaagcacggcggcggcggcggcggcagtgGCAGCGGGTTGCCGCCCGCCGTCCCCCACGTCCCCGCGGCAATGCTGCCGCCCAATGTCATAGACACTGACTTCATCGACGAGGAGGTCCTCATGTCCTTAGTCATCGAAATGGGGCTGGATCGCATCAAGGAGCTTCCCGAGCTGTGGTTGGGACAGAACGAGTTTGACTTCATGACAGACTTCGTTTGCAAACAGCAGCCCAGCAGGGTGAGCTGCTGA